In Colletotrichum higginsianum IMI 349063 chromosome 3, whole genome shotgun sequence, a genomic segment contains:
- a CDS encoding Carboxy-cis,cis-muconate cyclase produces MRLFQLLSLAAAAAPALADTHYFFSGFFSGSTIVGVEFDDQTHSLTLKNNITTDASAGSKWIALDSRLKNLYVGTTGYFQSYSITDDLGLSYSSNVSLPSGCSNANFIASSTAAPYTVFGTPYGGGCSSLAITVDESGVLQEATANVTYDSAAGVHGTSLSPQNDFIYSADDMGNAVWVHSYDNTTGEVEEVQYLAAAEGSNPRHLAVHPNGNWVYVVYEEANSIASYKRDTTTGKLTFTNTTYSLLPSGYTNTSSYWADEVLFSIPSGNASAAAAPKYLLAATRSRTVGVPGYVSAFALDGASGAVTEQLFLLPTTNSGGSANAVSPAPFSEDYFAITDSGSNFLEVWKIDAAGASVTASAVAHLGLASGPANVVWYS; encoded by the exons ATGCGCTTGTTCCAACTGCTTTCGCtcgcagcagccgccgcccctgCGTTGGCCGACACTCATTACTTcttctcgggcttcttctccggcAGCACTATTGTTGGCGTCGAGTTCGATGATCAAACCCACTCTCTCACCCTCAAGAACAATATTACCACCGATGCGTCTGCCGGCTCGAAGTGGATTGCCCTCGAC TCTCGATTGAAAAACTTGTATGTGGGCACCACTGGCTACTTTCAGAGCTACTCCATCACCGACGACCTCGGTTTGTCATACAGCAGCAATGTGAGCCTGCCATCAGGCT GTTCCAACGCCAACTTCATCGCCTCTTCCACTGCGGCCCCCTACACCGTCTTCGGAACTCCATACGGAGGTGGATGCTCCAGTCTCGCGATCACGGTCGACGAATCAGGCGTGCTCCAAGAGGCAACTGCGAATGTCACCTACGacagcgccgccggcgtccacGGAACCTCCTTGAGTCCCCAGAATGACTTCATCTACTCTGCCGATGACATGGGCAACGCCGTTTGGGTCCACTCTTATGACAACACCACTGGTGAAGTCGAAGAGGTCCAGTacctcgccgcggccgaggggtCGAACCCGCGGCACTTGGCCGTGCACCCCAACGGCAACTGGGTCTACGTCGTCTACGAGGAGGCCAACTCTATTGCTTCTTACAAGCGCGACACGACCACCGGCAAGCTGACGTTCACCAACACCACATACTCTCTGCTGCCTTCAG GATACACCAACACCTCCTCCTACTgggccgacgaggtcctcTTCTCCATCCCCAGCGGCAAcgcgagcgccgccgccgcgcccaagtacctcctcgccgccacgcGCTCCCGCACCGTCGGCGTCCCGGGCTACGTCtccgccttcgccctcgacggcgcgtCCGGCGCCGTCACCGAGCAGCTGTTCCTCCTGCCCACCACCAACAGCGGCGGctccgccaacgccgtgTCCCCGGCCCCCTTCAGCGAGGACTACTTCGCCATCACCGACAGCGGCTCCAACTTCCTCGAGGTTTGGAagatcgacgccgccggcgcgtcCGTCACGGCGTCCGCGGTGGCGCACCTCGGATTGGCGTCGGGGCCGGCAAATGTTGTGTGGTACAGCTGA